One stretch of Desulfocurvus vexinensis DSM 17965 DNA includes these proteins:
- the tmcC gene encoding TmcC family electron transfer complex membrane anchor subunit, which yields MHAFYALVSGPLVWVAFAVFLGGSIWKIASLLAETKAKDTYVVEYWSWRHALASFLHWLVPFMSTNSRRQPVMTIVTFLFHVGIVLVPLFTLGHLVLLEESALGVSWAALPDSVADAAAWIVVFGCVYFAWRRLTQPEVRFVTSCSDFAILAVVAAPFVTGIMAYHGFGDNLLMTSLHMLCGEIMLVAIPFTRLSHMLTFWYTRGYTASEFGAVRNVYDW from the coding sequence ATGCACGCATTCTACGCCCTTGTCAGCGGCCCCCTGGTGTGGGTGGCCTTCGCCGTCTTCCTGGGTGGCAGCATCTGGAAGATCGCTTCGCTTCTGGCCGAAACCAAGGCCAAGGACACCTACGTCGTCGAGTACTGGAGCTGGCGCCACGCCCTGGCGAGCTTCCTGCACTGGCTGGTGCCCTTCATGAGCACCAACTCGCGCCGTCAGCCGGTGATGACCATCGTCACCTTCCTGTTCCACGTGGGCATCGTCCTCGTGCCGCTGTTCACCCTGGGGCACCTGGTGCTCCTGGAGGAGAGCGCGCTCGGCGTGAGCTGGGCCGCGCTGCCCGACAGCGTGGCGGACGCCGCCGCGTGGATCGTGGTCTTCGGCTGCGTCTACTTCGCCTGGCGCCGCCTGACCCAGCCCGAGGTCCGCTTCGTGACCAGCTGCTCCGACTTCGCCATCCTGGCGGTGGTCGCCGCGCCGTTCGTCACGGGCATCATGGCCTACCACGGCTTTGGCGACAACCTGCTCATGACCAGCCTGCACATGCTCTGCGGCGAGATCATGCTCGTGGCCATTCCCTTTACGCGGCTCTCGCACATGCTGACCTTCTGGTACACCCGGGGCTACACGGCGTCCGAGTTCGGCGCCGTGCGCAACGTGTACGACTGGTAG